One Eubacteriales bacterium mix99 genomic window carries:
- a CDS encoding SGNH/GDSL hydrolase family protein — MKKVMKKRILFYTGAIAASVLILTFLQALLMPKYMTSIPEGNLVEEYYRDTKNHDAIFVGDCEVFSNVSPVKLWEDYGITSYIRGSAQQLPWQSYYLLEETLKYEKPRVVVFNVLAMKYNEPQKEAYNRLTLDGMRLSPTKIRAVNASMTEGESLMTYLFPLLRYHSRWSELTSEDINYVFHRDKLSHNGYLMRVDVKPAGQIPKAKKLGDYRFGKNAYDYLDRMTKLCRENGIELLLIKSPSIYPYWYGEWDQQVVDYAGKNGLTYINFLPEAEDMGIDYEKDTFDGGLHLNLSGAEKFTDRLGEVLHEEYGLKDHRNNKRLCDLWQEKIDFYDAMREDQEQELRKYGYLKSYSTFEEKGSAE, encoded by the coding sequence ATGAAAAAAGTCATGAAAAAGAGGATACTGTTTTATACAGGAGCCATTGCGGCATCGGTGCTGATTCTGACATTTCTGCAGGCACTCCTGATGCCGAAATACATGACCTCCATACCGGAAGGGAATCTGGTGGAGGAATACTACCGCGACACAAAGAATCATGATGCAATCTTTGTCGGGGACTGTGAGGTGTTTTCCAATGTGTCCCCCGTGAAGCTGTGGGAGGATTACGGGATCACCAGCTATATCCGGGGAAGCGCGCAGCAGCTGCCCTGGCAGAGTTATTACCTCCTGGAGGAAACCCTGAAATATGAAAAGCCCAGGGTGGTCGTGTTCAATGTGCTTGCCATGAAATACAATGAGCCGCAGAAGGAAGCCTATAACCGCCTGACCCTGGACGGAATGCGGCTGTCCCCGACAAAGATCCGGGCAGTGAACGCATCCATGACGGAAGGGGAATCGCTGATGACCTATCTTTTTCCGCTCCTGAGGTATCATTCCAGATGGAGCGAGTTGACGTCCGAGGATATTAATTATGTGTTTCACAGGGATAAATTGTCGCATAACGGCTATCTCATGCGGGTGGATGTGAAGCCGGCAGGTCAGATTCCCAAAGCAAAAAAGCTGGGAGACTATCGTTTCGGAAAAAACGCGTACGATTATCTGGACCGGATGACGAAGCTCTGCAGGGAAAACGGCATTGAGCTGCTTTTGATCAAATCCCCCAGCATCTATCCCTACTGGTACGGGGAATGGGATCAGCAGGTGGTGGATTATGCAGGGAAAAACGGCCTGACCTATATCAACTTCCTGCCGGAGGCGGAGGACATGGGAATTGATTATGAAAAGGATACCTTCGACGGCGGTCTTCATTTGAATTTATCCGGAGCGGAAAAATTCACGGATCGGCTGGGTGAAGTCCTGCATGAGGAATATGGTTTGAAGGATCACAGGAACAATAAACGCCTGTGTGATCTCTGGCAGGAAAAGATTGATTTTTACGATGCCATGCGGGAGGATCAGGAACAGGAGCTGCGAAAATATGGTTACTTGAAAAGCTACAGCACCTTTGAGGAAAAGGGCAGTGCGGAATGA
- a CDS encoding S9 family peptidase, whose amino-acid sequence MENVKLRDFLDYRFLSGIEFSSDGKYAAFVVHSMDYEDNTYLSNIWIMNCSTSECKKLTGMGKEQSFLWLDRDTLLFPSLRDEKIKKKTEEGENWTVYYAINIHGGEASEYMRIPRKVSGLKKLTDGKFLMTAEYDHCGIDLSSCHGTERQKALERLEENKDYEVLDEIPFWSNGKGFTNKKRNRLYLFDRETEEIVPISGPYENVSITGVRDGKALCVSQDYRDKMELTDMLYLYDSHSGKAARLLEEDDLSIEFAEFVGNEIVFAASPMDSYGLNQNADFYKVKSGNAELLCRHDFGMGNSVGTDCCFGGGAGHRVWKDCLYFISTEDRSSFIKKLSLDGKIEKLTEDNGSVDCFDICNGNIMFIGLRGTKLQEIYACQNGIEIQKTDFNEKTVQNKIVIRPERLELENDGVPLEGFVLKPANYDESKRYPGILDIHGGPKTVYGEIFYHEMQFWANEGYFVFFCNPRGSDGRGDEFADIRGKYGTIDYQDLMKFTDLVLEKYPQIDRCRIGVTGGSYGGFMTNWIIGHTDRFRCAVSQRSISNWISKFGTTDIGYYFNADQIQSTPWDNVEKMWFHSPVKYANQAVTPTLFIHSNEDYRCWLAEGLQMFTALKYHGVDARLCMFRGENHELSRSGKPRHRVRRLEEMTNWFEKYLKD is encoded by the coding sequence ATGGAAAATGTAAAGCTCAGGGATTTTCTGGATTACAGATTTTTATCAGGGATCGAATTTTCTTCGGATGGGAAGTATGCGGCATTTGTGGTTCACAGCATGGATTATGAGGACAATACATATCTGTCCAACATCTGGATCATGAACTGTTCCACTTCGGAATGCAAAAAACTTACCGGCATGGGCAAAGAGCAGTCGTTTCTGTGGCTTGACAGGGATACTTTGCTGTTTCCGTCCTTAAGGGATGAAAAAATAAAGAAAAAAACAGAAGAAGGGGAAAACTGGACGGTCTACTATGCCATTAACATACATGGAGGCGAAGCATCCGAGTATATGAGAATTCCCAGGAAGGTCAGCGGGCTCAAAAAGCTGACGGACGGGAAGTTTCTTATGACTGCCGAATACGACCACTGTGGAATCGATCTTTCCTCCTGTCATGGCACGGAAAGGCAAAAAGCCCTTGAAAGGTTAGAGGAAAACAAGGATTATGAGGTATTGGATGAGATCCCTTTCTGGTCCAACGGCAAAGGCTTTACAAACAAAAAAAGAAACCGGCTGTATTTGTTTGACAGGGAGACAGAGGAAATTGTTCCGATTTCGGGTCCGTACGAAAATGTCTCCATAACAGGTGTCAGGGATGGGAAGGCTCTCTGTGTGTCCCAGGATTACCGGGACAAAATGGAGCTTACCGACATGCTGTATCTCTATGATTCCCATTCCGGAAAAGCAGCCCGCTTACTGGAGGAAGACGACCTTTCCATCGAATTTGCGGAATTCGTAGGCAACGAAATTGTTTTTGCCGCATCGCCCATGGATTCCTACGGCCTCAATCAAAATGCGGACTTTTATAAGGTAAAGTCCGGGAATGCGGAACTTTTGTGCCGTCACGATTTTGGAATGGGAAATTCCGTAGGTACCGACTGCTGTTTTGGAGGCGGAGCAGGTCACAGAGTATGGAAGGATTGTCTGTACTTTATCTCCACGGAGGACAGAAGCTCATTCATTAAAAAGCTTTCCCTGGATGGGAAGATAGAGAAGCTGACGGAAGACAACGGCTCTGTGGACTGTTTTGACATATGCAACGGAAACATAATGTTCATAGGACTGCGCGGAACGAAGCTTCAGGAAATATATGCCTGTCAAAATGGAATCGAAATTCAAAAAACGGATTTCAATGAAAAAACAGTGCAAAACAAAATCGTCATCCGGCCGGAAAGGCTGGAGCTTGAAAATGACGGCGTACCTCTGGAAGGCTTTGTCCTGAAGCCTGCCAATTACGATGAAAGCAAGCGCTACCCCGGGATTCTTGATATACACGGCGGGCCGAAGACGGTATATGGTGAAATCTTTTATCATGAAATGCAGTTTTGGGCAAACGAAGGCTATTTTGTGTTCTTCTGCAATCCGAGAGGCAGCGACGGAAGAGGGGATGAATTTGCCGATATAAGGGGCAAATACGGTACCATCGACTATCAGGACCTGATGAAGTTCACCGATCTGGTACTCGAAAAATATCCTCAGATTGATAGATGCCGTATTGGGGTTACAGGCGGCTCTTACGGAGGGTTCATGACCAATTGGATTATCGGCCACACCGACCGGTTCCGATGCGCGGTATCCCAAAGAAGCATTTCCAACTGGATATCAAAATTCGGAACAACCGATATCGGATATTATTTCAATGCGGATCAAATTCAGTCAACTCCATGGGACAATGTGGAGAAAATGTGGTTTCACTCTCCTGTGAAGTATGCCAATCAGGCGGTTACCCCAACCTTGTTCATTCATTCGAATGAAGACTACCGCTGCTGGCTTGCAGAGGGCCTGCAGATGTTTACCGCGCTGAAATATCACGGTGTTGATGCGAGGCTCTGCATGTTCCGGGGGGAAAATCACGAACTCAGCAGAAGCGGCAAACCGCGTCACAGGGTGAGGCGGCTGGAAGAAATGACAAACTGGTTTGAAAAATATCTGAAGGACTGA
- a CDS encoding CtsR family transcriptional regulator, with translation MARLSDVIEDFIKALLSDSEGSLELQRNELASYFECAPSQINYVLATRFSANQGYYIESRRGGGGYIRIVRLDIDKDGYLLHLLKKGIGSSLSEQSAMQIIQRMVNQEYISEKAAFLMKSAVTNKAIAIPSTIKDSIRASILKSMITAVMAFDEKNV, from the coding sequence ATGGCAAGGCTCAGCGATGTGATAGAGGACTTCATCAAAGCGCTTCTCAGTGACAGCGAAGGATCGCTGGAGCTGCAGCGCAATGAGTTGGCCAGCTATTTTGAGTGCGCGCCATCTCAGATCAATTATGTCCTGGCTACCAGATTTTCCGCAAATCAGGGATACTATATCGAGAGTCGAAGGGGCGGCGGCGGATATATCCGCATTGTGCGGCTGGATATAGACAAGGACGGCTATTTGCTGCACCTGCTGAAAAAAGGAATCGGTTCCAGTCTTTCCGAGCAGAGTGCGATGCAGATCATTCAGAGGATGGTCAATCAGGAGTATATCTCCGAAAAGGCTGCTTTTCTGATGAAATCAGCTGTCACAAACAAGGCAATTGCCATACCGTCCACGATTAAGGACAGCATCCGGGCCAGTATCCTGAAATCCATGATCACAGCTGTTATGGCATTCGATGAGAAAAATGTGTGA
- a CDS encoding UvrB/UvrC motif-containing protein, with the protein MLCQECKQKPATVHLVKIVDNHKTELHLCEDCARQRQDFMNVTPLTINDLIASFMDIQNQNTQNAASSAYEKPMAPKCTACGLDFNQFRKTGLLGCEDCYQSFREELLPLLRRIQGNTVHTGKVPKRSGSGLVRQKKITSLKTELKKAVETEAFEKAAVLRDQIRELEQPGKDPSDDNRRKQPEDKEQSRHEKGEQNKPENNGQNKPENDDENKQGGNGQ; encoded by the coding sequence ATGCTGTGTCAGGAATGCAAACAGAAACCCGCAACCGTACATTTGGTGAAAATAGTAGACAATCACAAGACAGAGCTTCATCTTTGTGAGGACTGTGCCAGACAGCGGCAGGATTTCATGAATGTTACTCCGCTTACAATAAATGATTTAATTGCAAGCTTTATGGATATACAGAATCAGAACACTCAGAACGCTGCCAGCTCTGCTTATGAAAAACCCATGGCGCCCAAGTGCACTGCCTGCGGGCTGGACTTCAATCAGTTCCGCAAGACAGGGCTGCTGGGATGTGAGGACTGCTATCAGTCCTTCCGTGAGGAATTGCTTCCGCTTCTGCGAAGGATACAGGGAAATACGGTTCATACCGGGAAGGTGCCGAAGCGAAGCGGATCGGGGCTGGTACGGCAGAAGAAGATCACCAGTCTCAAGACGGAGCTGAAAAAGGCCGTGGAAACGGAAGCCTTTGAGAAGGCCGCGGTGCTGCGGGATCAGATCAGGGAACTGGAGCAGCCCGGCAAGGATCCGTCGGACGACAACAGACGAAAGCAGCCGGAGGACAAGGAACAAAGCCGGCACGAAAAGGGCGAACAAAATAAACCGGAGAACAATGGACAAAATAAGCCGGAAAACGACGATGAAAACAAGCAGGGAGGGAACGGGCAATGA
- a CDS encoding protein arginine kinase, translating to MSWINEKGPAKDVVLSSRTRLARNVAKYPFPVILPEKQAREIAEKVRKSIRDGKTDLNSDFLFFFTKDVPAVERQILVEKHLASPDLMKNPGISALALDSSEKVTVMVNEEDHIRMQCILPGFQMNQAWETLNHVDDVIEGEVDYAFDKDLGYLTSCPTNVGTGLRASVMLHLPALTANNQMNAILQAISKIRLTARGIYGEGTEALGNIYQISNQITLGSSEEDIINNLNVACRQIVENERMARKAFLKVNGIQFKDAIWRSFGILCHARVLELKEFMALISQVRMGISMGILPNINTEVVDTLMTEGQPAGVRKKAGRKLDEMEVNIVRADLIRKAMKDIISSETNS from the coding sequence ATGAGCTGGATCAATGAAAAAGGACCGGCCAAGGACGTTGTGCTGAGCAGCCGAACCCGTTTGGCGAGAAATGTGGCAAAATATCCTTTTCCGGTGATTCTTCCGGAGAAGCAGGCCAGGGAAATCGCTGAGAAAGTCCGGAAGAGCATCCGGGATGGGAAAACGGATCTGAATTCAGATTTTTTGTTTTTCTTTACAAAGGATGTACCGGCCGTGGAACGGCAGATACTGGTGGAAAAGCATCTGGCCAGCCCGGATCTGATGAAGAACCCCGGGATATCGGCTTTGGCCCTGGACTCTTCGGAGAAGGTCACGGTCATGGTGAATGAGGAGGATCACATCCGGATGCAGTGCATCCTTCCCGGCTTTCAGATGAATCAGGCATGGGAGACGCTGAATCATGTGGATGATGTCATTGAAGGGGAAGTGGATTACGCCTTTGACAAGGATCTGGGTTATCTGACCAGCTGCCCCACCAATGTGGGCACCGGCCTGCGGGCGTCAGTCATGCTGCATCTGCCGGCGCTGACGGCCAACAACCAGATGAATGCCATCCTGCAGGCCATATCCAAGATCAGATTGACGGCACGGGGCATTTACGGGGAAGGCACCGAAGCCCTTGGAAACATTTATCAGATCTCCAATCAGATCACATTGGGATCCTCGGAGGAGGATATTATCAATAATCTGAACGTTGCCTGCCGTCAGATTGTGGAGAATGAGCGAATGGCGAGAAAGGCCTTTCTGAAGGTCAATGGGATTCAGTTCAAGGATGCCATCTGGAGGTCCTTTGGCATCCTTTGCCATGCCAGGGTGCTGGAGCTCAAGGAGTTCATGGCGCTGATCTCCCAGGTGCGGATGGGCATCAGTATGGGGATCCTTCCCAACATCAATACGGAAGTCGTGGATACTCTCATGACAGAGGGCCAGCCGGCCGGTGTCCGGAAGAAAGCCGGCAGAAAGCTGGATGAGATGGAAGTCAATATTGTGCGGGCGGATCTCATAAGGAAAGCAATGAAAGACATAATAAGTTCAGAGACTAACAGTTAG
- a CDS encoding ATP-dependent Clp protease ATP-binding subunit, with product MAFFGRFTERAQRALIYAQEEARNLGHNYVGTEHLLLGLLREGEGAAARVLKELGVDVDTVRNQVESLVGKGNYNFTEGFGYTPRTKRVMELSFYEARNLGHNYVGTEHLLLALIREGEGVAARILMECGVDLGYAREQIIKMLKEEGMEAHQSSGRKKTNTPTLDQYGRDLTDMAEEGKLDPVIGRDKEIERVMQILCRRTKNNPVLIGEAGVGKTAVAEGLAQKIQEGNVPGLLKGKRIVTLDMAGMVAGAKYRGEFEERLKNIMAEIRKAGDVILFIDEMHTIIGAGAAEGAIDASNILKPALARGEIQAIGATTTEEYHKNVEKDPALERRFQPVMVEEPSRDEAVQILFGLRDKYEAHHKVRITDEALKAAVDLSGRYITDRFLPDKAIDLIDEAASRVRLQSFTAPPDLKDLETKKEDLMKEKEEAVMNQNYEKAARIRDEEQKVKDKIEERKNSLSRESTANKETVGEEEVAQIVASWTGIPVRKLTENEKERLLNMESILHKRVIGQDEAVKAVSRAIRRARAGLKDPRRPIGSFIFLGPTGVGKTELCKALAEALFGAEDAMIRIDMSEYMERYSVSRLVGSPPGYVGYEEGGQLTEKVRRKPYSVVLLDEIEKAHPDVFNILLQVLEDGRLTDSRGRTVDFRNTVVVMTSNVGAHTIRKQSTIGFTATDDMAASEYEKMKDNIMGELKKTFRPEFLNRIDETIVFHALEENDLKKIVKLMLADVSRRLARRNIFLEVTQEAQDHMSKEGFDPTYGARPLRRVIQRMVEDNLSEEILAGNVKVGETIQVGMKDGKLSFHGLQPKEPDKVMTGK from the coding sequence ATGGCTTTTTTCGGCCGATTTACAGAAAGAGCCCAGCGTGCCCTGATTTATGCCCAGGAAGAGGCAAGGAATCTGGGACATAATTATGTAGGAACGGAGCACCTGCTTCTCGGACTTCTGAGGGAAGGCGAAGGTGCAGCTGCCCGGGTATTGAAGGAGCTGGGTGTGGATGTCGATACCGTAAGGAATCAGGTGGAAAGCCTGGTTGGCAAGGGGAATTATAACTTTACAGAAGGGTTTGGCTATACGCCGAGAACCAAGCGGGTCATGGAGCTCAGCTTTTACGAAGCGAGAAATCTCGGACACAATTATGTGGGAACCGAGCATTTGCTGCTGGCCCTGATCCGGGAAGGAGAAGGAGTCGCCGCCCGGATCCTCATGGAGTGCGGGGTGGATCTCGGGTATGCCCGGGAGCAGATTATAAAAATGCTGAAGGAAGAGGGCATGGAAGCCCATCAGTCCTCCGGGAGGAAGAAAACGAATACTCCCACACTGGATCAGTACGGCAGGGATTTAACGGATATGGCCGAAGAAGGCAAACTGGATCCGGTGATTGGAAGGGATAAGGAAATTGAACGGGTCATGCAGATCCTGTGCCGCCGGACCAAGAACAACCCGGTTCTGATCGGGGAAGCAGGAGTCGGTAAGACGGCCGTTGCGGAAGGCCTGGCGCAGAAGATCCAGGAAGGCAATGTTCCCGGCCTGCTGAAAGGGAAGCGGATTGTTACCCTGGACATGGCCGGTATGGTGGCCGGTGCAAAATACCGCGGAGAGTTTGAGGAACGGCTGAAGAACATCATGGCGGAAATCCGGAAAGCGGGAGACGTGATCCTGTTTATCGATGAAATGCATACCATTATCGGCGCAGGTGCCGCAGAAGGTGCCATCGATGCTTCCAATATTCTGAAGCCCGCTCTGGCCAGGGGAGAGATCCAGGCCATTGGCGCCACCACAACAGAGGAATACCATAAGAATGTGGAAAAGGATCCTGCCCTGGAGCGCCGGTTCCAGCCGGTCATGGTGGAAGAGCCTTCCAGGGATGAGGCGGTGCAGATCCTGTTTGGACTGCGGGACAAATACGAGGCGCATCACAAGGTCCGGATTACGGATGAAGCCCTGAAGGCGGCCGTCGATCTGTCGGGCCGCTATATTACCGACCGCTTCCTGCCGGACAAGGCCATCGATCTGATTGATGAAGCAGCCTCCCGGGTACGGCTGCAGAGCTTTACCGCTCCTCCGGATCTAAAGGATCTGGAAACGAAAAAGGAAGACCTGATGAAGGAAAAGGAAGAGGCTGTCATGAATCAGAATTACGAAAAGGCAGCCCGGATCCGGGATGAAGAGCAGAAGGTTAAGGATAAAATCGAGGAAAGGAAGAACAGCCTGAGCCGGGAGTCCACTGCGAACAAGGAAACAGTGGGAGAGGAGGAAGTGGCTCAGATCGTGGCGAGCTGGACCGGGATTCCGGTCAGGAAGCTGACGGAAAACGAAAAAGAGCGGCTGCTCAATATGGAAAGCATCCTGCACAAGCGTGTCATCGGGCAGGACGAGGCGGTAAAGGCCGTATCCCGCGCAATCCGGCGCGCAAGAGCCGGACTGAAGGATCCCAGACGCCCCATTGGCTCCTTTATCTTTCTGGGACCTACCGGAGTAGGCAAGACGGAGTTGTGCAAAGCCCTTGCAGAAGCGTTGTTCGGTGCAGAAGATGCCATGATCCGGATCGATATGTCCGAATACATGGAGCGTTACAGTGTTTCCCGGCTGGTCGGCTCTCCTCCGGGATATGTGGGCTATGAGGAAGGCGGACAGCTGACGGAAAAGGTCCGCAGAAAGCCTTACTCCGTTGTGCTGCTGGATGAAATCGAAAAGGCCCATCCCGATGTGTTCAACATTCTGCTGCAGGTCCTGGAGGACGGACGATTGACGGATTCCAGGGGGCGGACAGTGGATTTCCGGAATACAGTGGTGGTCATGACATCCAACGTCGGTGCACATACCATCCGCAAGCAGAGCACCATCGGGTTTACTGCCACAGATGATATGGCTGCGTCCGAATATGAAAAGATGAAGGACAACATCATGGGAGAGCTGAAAAAGACCTTCCGGCCGGAGTTTTTGAATCGGATTGACGAAACCATAGTGTTCCATGCATTGGAGGAAAACGATCTGAAAAAGATCGTCAAACTGATGCTGGCCGATGTCTCCAGGAGGCTGGCCAGGAGGAACATCTTCCTGGAGGTGACGCAGGAAGCCCAGGACCATATGTCAAAGGAAGGCTTTGATCCAACCTACGGCGCCCGACCGCTGCGCAGGGTGATCCAGAGGATGGTGGAAGACAATCTTTCCGAGGAGATTCTGGCGGGGAACGTAAAGGTCGGCGAGACAATACAGGTTGGCATGAAGGACGGCAAGCTGAGTTTCCACGGTCTGCAGCCGAAAGAGCCGGATAAGGTCATGACAGGGAAATGA
- the radA gene encoding DNA repair protein RadA, whose protein sequence is MSKKNTIWICQSCGQHYYKWAGFCSSCGEWNTIVEEVVKKEEPVRGLGVGSGDPARPMSVNQVSFSETPRFSSGSMELDRVLGGGIVPGSFVLVGGDPGIGKSTLLTHLACRVAESRGPVLYISAEESPQQVRLRAERLGAMSDDFFVVAEADMQVIEGHMKNVKPVVLIIDSIQTVYKPDIPSAPGSVVQVRESAAQLLRMAKNTGTAVFTAGHVTKEGAIAGPRVLEHMVDTVLYFEGERYTQYRILHAVKNRFGSLEIGVYEIGDAGLKDIPNASELFLSERPVNASGTVVVPVMEGTRPILVEVQALVGSSSYQNARRTTNGIDLNRLQLLLAVLEKRAGLLLGGSDAFVKVAGGVKIDEPAVDLGLAVALASSYRDCPVNPYTVIIGEVGLAGEVRAVSHMEQRIRESRRMGFRRAIVPVSAEKVHTEPGFSLLGAPTLNDALNIVLGR, encoded by the coding sequence ATGTCAAAGAAGAATACTATCTGGATTTGCCAGTCCTGCGGCCAGCATTATTATAAATGGGCGGGATTCTGCAGCAGCTGCGGGGAATGGAATACCATCGTGGAAGAGGTCGTAAAAAAGGAAGAACCTGTAAGGGGACTGGGAGTGGGCAGCGGAGATCCGGCCCGGCCTATGTCAGTGAATCAGGTCAGCTTTTCGGAAACGCCCCGTTTTTCCAGTGGCTCCATGGAGCTGGACCGGGTGCTGGGAGGCGGTATTGTACCGGGATCCTTTGTGCTGGTGGGAGGAGATCCGGGGATCGGCAAAAGTACGCTGCTGACCCATCTGGCCTGCCGGGTTGCCGAAAGCCGCGGCCCCGTCCTGTACATCAGCGCTGAGGAAAGTCCTCAGCAGGTGCGCCTGCGGGCGGAGCGGCTGGGAGCCATGTCGGATGATTTTTTTGTTGTGGCGGAAGCCGATATGCAGGTCATCGAAGGGCATATGAAAAACGTGAAGCCGGTGGTCCTCATCATCGACTCCATACAAACCGTTTACAAGCCGGATATTCCGTCTGCGCCGGGAAGTGTGGTGCAGGTGCGGGAAAGTGCCGCTCAGCTGCTGCGTATGGCAAAGAACACCGGGACGGCGGTTTTCACTGCCGGGCATGTGACAAAGGAAGGCGCCATTGCCGGTCCCAGGGTACTGGAGCATATGGTGGACACCGTATTGTATTTTGAAGGAGAACGATATACCCAATACCGTATCCTTCACGCGGTGAAGAATCGTTTTGGATCGCTGGAGATCGGGGTTTATGAGATTGGCGATGCCGGGCTGAAGGACATTCCCAACGCTTCGGAGCTGTTCCTGTCCGAGCGGCCGGTGAACGCCAGCGGGACAGTGGTTGTGCCGGTGATGGAGGGGACACGTCCGATTTTGGTGGAGGTACAGGCGCTGGTCGGATCCTCCAGCTATCAGAATGCCCGTCGGACCACCAACGGAATCGATCTGAACCGCCTGCAGCTACTCCTGGCTGTGCTGGAAAAACGGGCGGGCCTGCTTTTGGGAGGCAGCGACGCCTTCGTCAAGGTAGCCGGAGGGGTAAAGATCGACGAACCTGCAGTGGACCTGGGGCTGGCTGTGGCACTGGCTTCCAGTTACCGGGACTGTCCGGTCAATCCCTATACGGTGATCATCGGAGAGGTTGGACTGGCAGGGGAGGTCCGCGCCGTGTCCCATATGGAACAGCGAATCCGCGAATCCCGCAGGATGGGCTTCCGCAGGGCCATCGTTCCGGTCAGCGCAGAGAAGGTTCATACGGAACCGGGTTTTTCCCTTCTGGGCGCGCCCACTCTGAACGACGCCCTGAATATAGTCCTGGGCCGGTAA
- a CDS encoding CarD family transcriptional regulator: MFEIGDKVVYPMHGAGIIEGIETKEILGEKQPYYILHFPIGSMKVMIPTKSVEEVGIREIISGGEVGKVVKVLGKHSSSLPDNWNKRYRMNLEKIKSGDIYEVAGVVRDLMIRERDKGLSTAERKMLNTARQILISEIVLSTSQKEEDIASMIDKITLKQDSV, encoded by the coding sequence GTGTTTGAGATCGGAGATAAAGTGGTCTATCCCATGCATGGCGCAGGTATCATTGAAGGGATAGAGACAAAGGAAATCCTTGGTGAGAAGCAGCCCTATTATATACTTCATTTTCCCATTGGCAGCATGAAGGTCATGATTCCGACAAAGAGCGTGGAGGAGGTCGGGATCCGGGAGATCATATCCGGCGGTGAAGTCGGCAAGGTGGTAAAGGTCCTTGGCAAACACAGTTCCTCTCTTCCGGACAACTGGAACAAGAGATATCGGATGAATCTGGAAAAGATAAAGAGCGGTGACATATATGAGGTCGCTGGTGTGGTACGGGATCTGATGATCCGGGAGCGGGACAAGGGATTGTCCACAGCGGAAAGGAAAATGCTGAATACTGCAAGACAGATTCTTATCAGTGAAATTGTTTTGTCCACTTCGCAGAAAGAAGAAGACATCGCATCCATGATCGATAAAATCACATTGAAACAGGACAGCGTCTGA
- a CDS encoding PIN/TRAM domain-containing protein — translation MRRAMQFLLSLLGFALGIGVAFPVRSVLNHFHIVLLPQYQDAVLFSIFGLALAIILFLLSSRIIGYSIAFLKWVESKFSDVPTPDILFGAIGLIVGLIIAFLITEPINRLKVPWLSLVLSVAIYILFGYLGINIATKRREELSSLALFRKAPKEKGSKEKASAGKTVVPKVLDTSVIIDGRIFDICQTGFVEGPLVIPSFVLQELQHIADSSDALKRNRGRRGLDILNRIQKELEIDVEIYEGDFTDVAEVDAKLLKLGQLLKGKVLTNDYNLNKVAEFQGVPVLNINELANAVKPVVLPGEEMVVQVIKDGKETGQGIAYLDDGTMIVVDGGKKHVGKTIGVLVTSVLQTAAGRMIFARPKDAEKNVS, via the coding sequence ATGAGGAGAGCTATGCAATTTTTACTCTCTTTGCTTGGTTTTGCCCTGGGGATTGGAGTTGCATTTCCGGTCCGTTCGGTTTTGAATCATTTTCACATTGTACTGCTTCCCCAGTATCAGGACGCGGTTCTTTTTTCAATTTTTGGTCTTGCGCTTGCAATTATTTTATTCTTACTGTCATCCCGTATCATAGGGTATTCGATTGCTTTTTTGAAGTGGGTTGAGAGTAAGTTTTCGGATGTACCCACACCGGACATTCTGTTTGGTGCCATTGGTCTGATCGTCGGGCTGATTATTGCGTTTTTGATTACGGAGCCCATCAACCGTTTGAAGGTTCCCTGGTTGTCCCTGGTTCTTTCCGTTGCGATCTATATTTTATTCGGATATCTGGGCATCAACATTGCCACCAAGAGGCGGGAGGAACTGAGCAGTCTGGCGCTTTTCCGGAAGGCTCCAAAGGAAAAAGGCTCCAAAGAGAAGGCTTCCGCGGGAAAGACGGTCGTTCCCAAGGTTCTGGACACCAGTGTGATTATCGACGGACGCATCTTCGACATCTGTCAGACCGGCTTTGTCGAGGGGCCGCTGGTGATACCGTCCTTTGTGTTGCAGGAGCTCCAGCATATTGCGGATTCCTCCGACGCCCTGAAGCGCAACCGGGGCCGGCGGGGCCTGGATATTCTGAATCGCATCCAGAAGGAACTGGAGATTGATGTGGAAATCTACGAAGGGGATTTCACGGATGTCGCCGAGGTGGACGCCAAGCTTTTGAAACTGGGACAGCTGCTGAAGGGCAAGGTTCTGACCAACGACTACAATCTGAACAAGGTGGCGGAGTTCCAGGGCGTTCCCGTGCTCAACATCAATGAACTGGCCAATGCTGTAAAGCCGGTGGTGCTGCCGGGTGAGGAAATGGTGGTACAGGTCATCAAGGATGGCAAGGAGACCGGTCAGGGGATTGCGTACCTGGACGATGGAACCATGATCGTGGTGGACGGCGGCAAAAAGCATGTCGGGAAAACCATAGGCGTTTTGGTGACCAGCGTTTTACAGACGGCTGCCGGCAGAATGATCTTTGCGCGGCCGAAGGATGCCGAAAAAAATGTTTCCTGA